A segment of the Candidatus Baltobacteraceae bacterium genome:
GACTCTTTACCGACGTGCTCGCCCAGATACCGGCGCTCGTGCGTGGGTAGCGGCGCGGAGTTGCTGGTGTTCGGACGGTGCGTCGGATTCGTTTCGCGCGCGCCGGGGTTCTCGCACCCGAGCGTGCCGCACGCGGCGCGCGCCGGACTCGCGCTCGTGCTCGCCGTAGGCCTGACGCCCGTGGTGCGCGAGATGCACGCGCCCGACGGGATGGCGTTCGTTCTCGCGTTGGCGATCGAAGTCGGCATCGGTGCGGCGATCGGCATTGCGGCGTCGGTGCTGTACGACGGCGCGTATGCGGGCGGCCGCGCGCTCGACGACTACGTCGGCATTCGCGCAAGCGTGCCGGCCGCGCAGTTGTACGCGCCCAGCGGCTTCGGGCGGATCTGGTCCAACGTGTTCCTGGCCGGATTCTTTTTGCTCGGCGGCTATCGGATCGTGATTCTGATGTTCGCGAGAAGTTTCGAGCGCGTACCGCCGGGAGGGCCGATCGGTACCCACGCGCTCGCGCAGTTTGCGTTTGCGCTGCCGGTTGCGATCGTCGAGGCCGCCCTCTTGGTAGCGGGACCGGCGATCGCGCTAGCCTTCGTGTTGCAGGTGACGCTCGGCGCGTTGACGCGGGTCATTCCGCGATTTGCGAGTTTCGCACTTTCGTTTCCGATCGTTTTCTTGGGAGCGCTCGCGGCCACGATCGTCGCGCTGCCGCTGCTGTACGCGCAGAGCGGGCGGCCGTGGCTGTTCTTGCCGTTTTTGGGAGGGCCGTGAATGGCCGACGGCGGCGGAGAAAAACACTTCGAAGCAACCCAGACGCGATTGGAGCGCGCGCGGCGGGAAGGCAATAGCGCGCGTTCGCAAGAGCTTTCGACGATCGGTGCGTTTGCAGCGGCACTCGCCTGCTGCACCGCGATCGCGCGTCCGCTGGGAGCTGCCGCGAGCGCGGCCCTGAGTGCGGCGGCCGCGGGCCGTTGCGATCGCGCGGCGCTGGCAACGATCGTGGCGCTGGCGATGCTGCCGGTCGCGGGCGCCGCGATGGCGAGCCTCGCGATTTCGCTCGTTCAATCGGGTGGGCTGCGGTTCGTTGCGATCTCGGTAAAGCCCGAGCGCTTAGCACCGCAGGAGGGTCTGAAGCGGATCTGCTCGCGCGAAGCGGCGATCGGTGCGGTACGCGCGAGCGCGGCGTTCGCGTGCGCGGCGGCGGCGATCGGGCCGCTGGCCATGCAGATTTGCGGCGCCGCGATGCGCGGTGCGGGCGTCGCGAGCGTGGGTGCGATCGCGTGGGCCGGCGCCTTGCGCGATGCCGCCATCGCCTGCGCGATCGGCGGCGCGTTCGCCGCGCTCGATTACGGCGTGCAGCTTGGGGCCTGGCGCAAGAAGCTGCGCATGTCGTTCGATGAATTGAAACGCGAGACCAAAGAGCACGAGGGCGATCCGTTCGCGCGCGGGCGCCGCAAACAGCTGCATCGGCAATTCGCACGCGGGCAGCTATCGCGGGTGCGCGACGCCGCGTTCGTGATCACCAATCCAACGCATATCGCGATCGCGCTTGCGTACCGGCCGCCCGACGTCGCGGTGCCGCGCGTGCTGGTTCGAGCCGCCGATGCGGCGGCGGCTCGCGTGCGCGAACTCGCGGCGCAGCATCGCATTCCACTCGTCGAGAACGTGCCGCTCGCGCGGGAACTCTACGCCGCCGCTTGGCCCGGCGAGGCGATTCCGCACGCAACCTATGTCGCCGTCGCGGAAATCGTGGCGGCGCTGGCTAAGTCCGGAGCGCTCGGATGAAGCGCTACTCGACGTATGCCTTTGCCGCGCTGCTGCTTTCGATCGTCGCAATTCTGATCGTGCCGTTGCCGCCGTGGCTGCTCGACGTGCTGCTCGGCGTCAACGTGTTCGGGTCGGCGCTGGTATTGCTGTTGAGCGTTACGATCGAGGAGCCGCTGCAATTCTCGGCCTTCGCGCCCGCGCTGTTGGTGGCTACGCTCTTCCGGCTCTCGCTCGACGTCTCGGCGACGCGGCTGATCCTCACGCAGGGGCATATCGCCGGCGGCGTCGGCGCGATCATTCCGGCTTTCGGACAATTCGTGGTGCGCGGAAACTTGGTCGTGGGGCTGATCGTCTTTGCGATTCTGGTGACGATTCAGTTCATCGTCATCGCGAGCGGGTCGCAGCGCGTTGCCGAAGTCGCCGCCCGTTTCACGCTCGATGCGATGCCCGGCAAACAGATGGCGATCGATGCCGACGTGCACGCAGGCGCGCTCGACGCCGACGGTGCGCGGCGCAAGCGCGAGCTGGTGCAGCGCGAGGCCGACTTTTACGGTGCGATGGACGGCGCCGGAAAATTCGTGAAGGGCGATGCGATCGCGGCGCTGGTGATCGTGGCGCTCAATCTGGTGGGCGGCGTCGTGGTGGGCGTAGCGTATCGCGGTATGTCCCCTCTCGACGCGCTCGATACGTTCGCGTTGCTCTCGATCGGTAACGCGCTCGTGACTACGCTGCCCGCGTTCTTACTCTCGACCGCGATGGGCATGATGGTCACGCGCGTTGCGGCGGAAGGCTCGCTCGGCGCCGATCTCGCCGCGCAGCTGTTCGCGCGTCCCGACGTGTTGCGAGTGGCCGGCGGTCTGCTGCTCGCGCTCGCGCTCGTTCCGGCGCTGCCGCGTCCGGTCTTCGTCGTGCTCGGGCTCTGCGCCCTGGGCGGAGCGCAGCTTGCCGCGCGCCGAAACGAACGCGTTAGCGACGACGCGCGCCGTGCGCGCGAGACGGCGAAACGCCAAGCGATACGCCGCCCCGAGATGGCGCTGGGGCTCGTCGGCGTCGATGCGATCTCGATTGAAGTCGGCGCGAACCTCGCGGCGTTGCTGGCTGCGCCGCTCGCCGACGCGCTGCTCGATCGTGTCGGCGAAGTGCGGCGCGCGCTGGCCGCGGAGATCGGCATCGTGCTCCCCGGCGTTCGGCTGCGCGACGATCTCGCGCGCGATCCCGATACGTACGCGATTCGCGTGCGCGACGAACTCGCCGGCGACGGCGTCTTGCTGCTCGAGCAAATGCTCGCGGTCGGCGAGGAGCCGCTGCTCGCGCGCATCGGCGGCGAACTCGCGCGCGAGCCGGTCTACGGCCTGCCCGCGCGCTGGATCGATCCGCGCGAGCGCGAGCGCGCGTGTGCGGCCGGGGCGCTCGTATTCGACGCGATCTCGATCGTCGGTTCGCATCTCGCGGAGGCGGCGCGCACGCACGCAGCGGCGTTGCTGGGCCGTCAAGAACTGCAAACGCTGCTCGAACATTTGCGAGCGAGCGTGCCGACGCTCGTCAAAGAGATCGGCACGGAGGCACTGCCGTTGGCCGCCGTGCAGAAGGCGTTTGCGCTGCTGGTGCGCGAGCGGGTCTGGCCGCGCGATCCGGTCGCGGTGCTCGAGGCGATGCTCGATGCGGCGCCCGAAAGTCGCGATCCGCGGGAGCTGGCCGAGGCCGCTCGGCGCGCGATCGTGCCTTCCCAGTTGCGGCGACGCGGACTGGGCCTACTGGAGCCGCTCTTGCTCGACCCCGAGCTGGAGCGGGCGGTCGCCGGGGGCGGGCCGGAGCCCGAGCTGGCCCTCACGATTCGGGAGCGTGCGGTGGAGTATAAGATGAAGACCCCGGCCGACCGTGCGGCGATCGTCTGCACGGCGGGAGCCCGCCCGGTCCTGGCGGAGTTCTTGTTGCGTTCCGGGGTTCGGCTCGACGTCTACAGCTACGGCGAGCTGCCGCCGGAGCTGGAACTGCGGCCTGCGGGAATCGTGCGAGCGGCCGCGCAGGTCCCCTAAGCCCCCGGGCGAACTTCGGGGAGTTTGACGGCCCTAGCCGGGCCTGCTAAACTTTGTGCGTTTGACGCTGCGGGCGGGCCTACCGCGCCGCGGCGCTGCTTTTCCCCTGGACGGATATGAGCTGGAATAGACTACGGAATCCGATCAAGGCGATCGTCATTGCGGCGATGATCGCCTTTAGCCTCTGGGCGGTTTTACCCGTGCAGAAAAACGTTC
Coding sequences within it:
- a CDS encoding EscU/YscU/HrcU family type III secretion system export apparatus switch protein yields the protein MADGGGEKHFEATQTRLERARREGNSARSQELSTIGAFAAALACCTAIARPLGAAASAALSAAAAGRCDRAALATIVALAMLPVAGAAMASLAISLVQSGGLRFVAISVKPERLAPQEGLKRICSREAAIGAVRASAAFACAAAAIGPLAMQICGAAMRGAGVASVGAIAWAGALRDAAIACAIGGAFAALDYGVQLGAWRKKLRMSFDELKRETKEHEGDPFARGRRKQLHRQFARGQLSRVRDAAFVITNPTHIAIALAYRPPDVAVPRVLVRAADAAAARVRELAAQHRIPLVENVPLARELYAAAWPGEAIPHATYVAVAEIVAALAKSGALG
- a CDS encoding flagellar biosynthesis protein FlhA; this translates as MKRYSTYAFAALLLSIVAILIVPLPPWLLDVLLGVNVFGSALVLLLSVTIEEPLQFSAFAPALLVATLFRLSLDVSATRLILTQGHIAGGVGAIIPAFGQFVVRGNLVVGLIVFAILVTIQFIVIASGSQRVAEVAARFTLDAMPGKQMAIDADVHAGALDADGARRKRELVQREADFYGAMDGAGKFVKGDAIAALVIVALNLVGGVVVGVAYRGMSPLDALDTFALLSIGNALVTTLPAFLLSTAMGMMVTRVAAEGSLGADLAAQLFARPDVLRVAGGLLLALALVPALPRPVFVVLGLCALGGAQLAARRNERVSDDARRARETAKRQAIRRPEMALGLVGVDAISIEVGANLAALLAAPLADALLDRVGEVRRALAAEIGIVLPGVRLRDDLARDPDTYAIRVRDELAGDGVLLLEQMLAVGEEPLLARIGGELAREPVYGLPARWIDPRERERACAAGALVFDAISIVGSHLAEAARTHAAALLGRQELQTLLEHLRASVPTLVKEIGTEALPLAAVQKAFALLVRERVWPRDPVAVLEAMLDAAPESRDPRELAEAARRAIVPSQLRRRGLGLLEPLLLDPELERAVAGGGPEPELALTIRERAVEYKMKTPADRAAIVCTAGARPVLAEFLLRSGVRLDVYSYGELPPELELRPAGIVRAAAQVP
- a CDS encoding flagellar biosynthetic protein FliR; amino-acid sequence: MGSGAELLVFGRCVGFVSRAPGFSHPSVPHAARAGLALVLAVGLTPVVREMHAPDGMAFVLALAIEVGIGAAIGIAASVLYDGAYAGGRALDDYVGIRASVPAAQLYAPSGFGRIWSNVFLAGFFLLGGYRIVILMFARSFERVPPGGPIGTHALAQFAFALPVAIVEAALLVAGPAIALAFVLQVTLGALTRVIPRFASFALSFPIVFLGALAATIVALPLLYAQSGRPWLFLPFLGGP